A single Clostridia bacterium DNA region contains:
- a CDS encoding MerR family transcriptional regulator — MLSIGEFSKICEVSTKTLRYYDEIGLINPNEINPENGYRYYSIRQLKKMLFINRLKSYDFSLEEIKTILELEEDQSEEKLSSALNRKRREIQEKLNAFEYTLKQMSNDILNLEKGIPIMSYLDSIEVQLVETQPMNILYMRRMMSSEDYADGYGKYFGRLYERIAAEKHTLLGMPMTIYHSPEYDPAGNDTEFAIPIEEAVKGTRDLPGGLCAKSVLKGSYPELTMIYARLREWVENEGYELVRPPYEVYVTDPNQANLPEDLVTEVYFPIKKK, encoded by the coding sequence TTGCTGTCGATTGGAGAATTCTCAAAGATATGTGAAGTATCTACAAAAACGCTTCGATATTATGATGAAATTGGATTAATTAATCCTAATGAGATTAATCCTGAAAATGGTTATAGGTATTATTCCATCAGGCAACTAAAAAAGATGCTCTTTATCAACCGTTTGAAATCTTATGATTTTTCTCTGGAAGAAATCAAAACCATTCTGGAATTGGAAGAGGATCAATCAGAAGAGAAGCTTTCTTCTGCCCTTAATCGCAAGAGAAGGGAAATACAGGAAAAGCTAAATGCTTTTGAATATACCCTAAAACAAATGAGCAATGATATTTTAAATTTAGAGAAGGGCATACCGATTATGTCGTACCTTGACAGCATAGAAGTACAGCTTGTTGAGACCCAGCCAATGAATATCCTTTATATGCGTCGGATGATGAGCAGTGAAGACTATGCTGATGGATATGGAAAGTATTTTGGCAGGCTATATGAAAGGATTGCTGCCGAAAAACACACCTTGCTTGGTATGCCGATGACTATTTATCACAGCCCTGAATACGATCCTGCCGGCAATGATACAGAGTTTGCCATCCCGATAGAAGAGGCTGTAAAAGGAACGAGAGATTTGCCTGGAGGCCTTTGTGCAAAGTCTGTTTTAAAGGGTTCATATCCAGAATTGACAATGATATATGCCAGGCTGAGGGAATGGGTAGAAAATGAGGGATATGAATTGGTGAGACCACCATATGAAGTGTATGTGACCGATCCCAATCAAGCCAACCTTCCTGAGGATCTTGTTACCGAGGTGTATTTTCCTATAAAGAAAAAATAG
- a CDS encoding DMT family transporter codes for MSKSRVWLLLVLCNLFWAGNFVFGKFVVAEMPPISITFTRWLFASIILIGIAHFIEKPKWNTVFKEWPSLTGLAILGIVGYNSVLYYALNFTSPTNASLVNSFNPGLIAVASAIYLREKIPRIQVLGILVSFLGVFVIMTKGNLLQIFATQYNKGDLLMIGAIIMWTLYSMISKKLTTIPPITSTAVSGLIAVILMAPFAIAQGIDYAKLSTIAVTGIAYITIFPTICSFIFWNIGVREIGVSKAGVFLNLNPVFTAVISLALGQKITIVQVLGGLLVFLGVYITTGMFEKNFIHKSKF; via the coding sequence ATGAGTAAATCTAGAGTCTGGTTGCTGTTAGTTTTATGTAATTTATTTTGGGCAGGAAACTTTGTATTTGGCAAATTCGTTGTAGCAGAGATGCCGCCAATTAGTATAACCTTTACCCGTTGGTTATTTGCATCAATTATTCTAATAGGGATAGCTCATTTTATTGAGAAGCCAAAATGGAACACAGTGTTTAAAGAGTGGCCTTCATTAACAGGATTAGCTATATTGGGCATAGTAGGTTATAATTCAGTGCTTTATTATGCACTTAATTTTACGTCCCCAACTAATGCTTCTTTAGTTAATTCATTTAACCCGGGGTTGATAGCTGTAGCTTCTGCCATTTATCTAAGAGAAAAAATTCCACGAATTCAAGTATTGGGTATTTTGGTGTCATTCCTGGGAGTGTTTGTAATTATGACTAAAGGCAATCTGCTACAGATATTTGCTACGCAATATAATAAAGGTGACTTGCTAATGATAGGTGCAATAATAATGTGGACGCTTTATTCAATGATAAGCAAAAAACTCACAACTATTCCCCCAATAACGTCTACAGCTGTGTCTGGTTTAATTGCTGTAATTTTAATGGCTCCATTTGCAATTGCTCAGGGAATTGATTATGCGAAGCTTAGCACAATAGCTGTTACAGGCATTGCTTATATAACTATTTTCCCAACAATTTGTTCTTTCATATTTTGGAACATAGGAGTCAGAGAAATTGGCGTCAGCAAGGCCGGAGTATTTTTAAATCTTAATCCGGTTTTTACTGCTGTTATTAGTTTGGCACTTGGACAGAAGATTACTATAGTGCAAGTATTAGGTGGACTATTAGTGTTTTTAGGAGTATATATTACAACCGGAATGTTTGAGAAGAACTTTATCCATAAATCAAAATTTTAG
- a CDS encoding ABC transporter permease: MSLYESFRQALDSLNSNKLRSILTMLGIVMGVFSVITIVAIGNAAQEFINAEFESLGANTLTISERNRSFNSNDWLYLDDMDIVIEAVPQIKNIQAAIQRMATLKVENSSRDAIVYGVTSQFKSFMKYGLVSGRSINAIDISTKSDVLMVDENFAKKYFHRVDIEGETIELKSDSNKTLNLTVLGVLKADSNPLEDIFGDYYPTTIYVPIKTIQRFFNVDKVDRIMISIAEKDKLQEVGKRAIRALEFKHGNKDKYYASNSAEMQQSLTSIMWILSSVLLVIAIITLLVGGIGIINILLVSVTERTREIGIRKAIGAKKRDIVFQFLMESVIMTGFSGLIGIVLGISTGYLIAYLFKITPVINILVILFSFIGVILLGLIFGVYPAKKAADLDPVESIRYE; encoded by the coding sequence ATGAGCCTGTATGAGAGTTTCCGTCAAGCACTGGATAGTCTGAATTCCAATAAATTGAGATCCATATTAACAATGCTAGGAATAGTAATGGGAGTTTTTTCAGTCATCACTATAGTGGCAATCGGTAATGCGGCACAAGAATTTATAAATGCTGAGTTCGAGAGTCTAGGGGCTAATACATTAACCATTTCGGAAAGGAACAGAAGTTTTAATTCCAATGATTGGTTGTATTTAGATGACATGGACATTGTAATAGAAGCTGTTCCTCAAATAAAAAACATTCAGGCAGCCATACAAAGGATGGCAACCTTGAAGGTTGAAAATAGCAGCAGAGATGCAATTGTTTATGGTGTAACCTCCCAATTCAAAAGTTTTATGAAATATGGACTTGTATCAGGTAGAAGCATCAATGCGATTGATATATCAACAAAGTCTGATGTTCTTATGGTTGATGAGAATTTTGCAAAAAAATACTTTCATCGAGTGGATATCGAAGGTGAAACTATAGAACTGAAAAGTGATTCCAACAAAACGCTGAATCTGACTGTATTAGGCGTTTTAAAAGCCGATTCCAATCCATTGGAAGACATTTTTGGAGATTACTATCCAACCACTATATATGTCCCCATAAAGACCATCCAGAGATTTTTCAATGTAGACAAGGTTGACAGGATCATGATTTCAATCGCAGAAAAAGATAAATTGCAGGAGGTTGGAAAAAGGGCTATTCGCGCTTTGGAGTTTAAACATGGAAACAAAGATAAATACTATGCTTCAAATTCTGCAGAGATGCAGCAATCCCTTACAAGTATCATGTGGATCCTATCCTCTGTTCTTTTGGTAATAGCAATTATTACCCTGCTGGTTGGGGGGATAGGAATCATTAATATTTTACTGGTTTCTGTCACCGAAAGAACACGGGAGATTGGAATTAGAAAAGCTATTGGGGCTAAAAAAAGAGATATTGTCTTCCAGTTCTTAATGGAATCAGTTATCATGACCGGTTTCAGCGGATTAATTGGAATAGTTCTGGGGATTAGTACAGGTTACTTGATTGCTTATCTATTTAAAATAACTCCGGTAATTAACATATTGGTTATATTATTTTCATTTATTGGCGTGATATTATTAGGATTAATCTTTGGTGTCTATCCCGCAAAGAAAGCAGCGGACTTAGATCCGGTTGAATCAATAAGATATGAATAG
- a CDS encoding HlyD family efflux transporter periplasmic adaptor subunit has product MKVKKIVWLVLGVIIILGLLFYNIYSSGGKVNTSVGGHQQVNVKQLRKGEIELRLKAEGLVETEEKKKIYLDSNIKVKNVLVEKYEKVTAGEPLFETDMDEYNSNLDQINLKIASQQLLLKKAALTSSVVAQNDYENAKATYELAKKSYDRSKVLYETGSISKYELEIEEKTYNDAETAYKNAETELENSETTDKNNEIEREIQKKDLEDLMLSRSIIEKSISKLKVAVKSPIDGVVTEVNIESGYVTNSDQPAFVVMDTDSLKIRADIKESDIRYIRIGQEVIVTSDLIHKDDGVRGSVEKVIPIAIKKDTSNGEETFMQVIIGIVKKNELLMHGLNVDCEIIASKKSDAIVVSFDMILEDKNGDKYAFVVDKNSNTLKKRTIKLGIVSNLKAEVLAGLEENDFVVLEPQPNYKDGDKVVITIMDETE; this is encoded by the coding sequence ATGAAAGTAAAAAAAATAGTATGGCTTGTTTTGGGAGTGATTATTATATTGGGACTACTGTTTTATAATATTTACAGTAGTGGCGGTAAAGTCAATACATCCGTGGGGGGGCATCAGCAAGTAAATGTAAAACAGCTTAGGAAGGGTGAAATTGAGCTTCGCTTGAAAGCAGAAGGTCTGGTAGAAACAGAGGAAAAAAAGAAAATATATTTGGACAGCAACATTAAAGTCAAAAATGTATTGGTGGAGAAGTATGAGAAGGTCACAGCCGGCGAGCCATTGTTCGAAACAGATATGGATGAATATAATTCCAACCTTGATCAAATAAACCTCAAAATCGCATCTCAGCAGCTATTATTGAAAAAAGCAGCTTTAACAAGCAGCGTAGTGGCACAAAACGACTATGAAAATGCAAAAGCCACTTACGAGTTGGCAAAGAAAAGTTATGACCGCAGCAAAGTATTATATGAAACAGGCTCAATATCCAAGTATGAACTGGAGATAGAAGAAAAAACCTATAATGATGCGGAAACTGCTTATAAGAATGCTGAAACAGAATTAGAAAATTCTGAAACAACAGATAAGAATAATGAAATAGAGAGAGAGATACAGAAAAAAGATCTTGAAGACCTGATGCTTAGTCGTTCTATCATTGAAAAAAGTATCAGCAAACTGAAGGTCGCGGTTAAAAGCCCTATAGATGGTGTTGTTACGGAGGTCAATATAGAATCAGGATATGTTACTAATTCTGACCAGCCGGCCTTTGTTGTCATGGATACCGATAGCCTTAAGATACGTGCTGACATTAAAGAATCAGATATAAGATATATTCGTATAGGTCAAGAAGTGATTGTTACAAGTGATTTGATACATAAGGATGATGGCGTTAGGGGCAGTGTGGAAAAAGTAATTCCTATTGCCATTAAAAAAGATACCTCTAATGGTGAAGAAACATTTATGCAAGTAATTATTGGTATTGTCAAAAAGAATGAACTTCTTATGCACGGCTTAAATGTTGACTGTGAGATCATTGCCAGTAAAAAAAGTGATGCTATAGTTGTTTCCTTTGACATGATTCTAGAAGATAAGAATGGTGATAAATATGCATTTGTTGTAGATAAAAACAGCAATACGCTGAAAAAACGTACAATTAAGTTGGGAATTGTCTCAAATCTTAAAGCAGAAGTGTTAGCTGGATTGGAAGAGAATGATTTTGTAGTGCTTGAGCCACAACCAAACTATAAGGATGGCGATAAGGTTGTTATCACAATTATGGATGAAACTGAGTGA
- a CDS encoding YIP1 family protein — MISTDNKQKSENESESKMNAFRIIADMFLSPVDAMKRVVLKKRLFIPFLIIFVGTLLFVSLNFQAFSHLIKQNIEMGIAQNNAPVSQDQINAMANIFSYVGVVLFPLIAVVSWLLISLIFFAFVRLFKGQASYSQVLSIAGMAYVVKLVFYLLSCISGLFTGELYVNFSLALLALDKKGQFIYGLLRGIELFDIWYFSLIGTGIYVLTKLDKKKIILVTSLIFIGYVLLGASNMKNF, encoded by the coding sequence ATGATAAGCACTGATAATAAGCAAAAAAGTGAAAATGAATCTGAAAGCAAAATGAATGCATTCAGAATTATTGCCGATATGTTTCTTTCCCCTGTTGATGCAATGAAGCGTGTTGTGTTGAAAAAAAGACTGTTCATTCCATTTCTGATCATATTTGTAGGTACATTGCTGTTTGTATCATTAAATTTTCAGGCATTTAGCCATTTGATAAAGCAAAACATTGAAATGGGTATAGCACAAAACAACGCACCTGTTTCACAAGACCAAATAAATGCCATGGCTAATATCTTTTCATATGTGGGAGTTGTTTTGTTCCCTCTGATAGCCGTTGTTTCCTGGCTTCTTATTTCTTTGATATTCTTTGCTTTTGTTAGGCTTTTCAAGGGGCAGGCTTCCTACTCCCAGGTTTTGTCTATAGCAGGCATGGCCTATGTGGTAAAGCTGGTTTTCTATTTGCTGAGCTGTATCTCCGGATTATTTACAGGGGAACTGTATGTAAACTTTTCATTGGCTTTGCTGGCTCTGGATAAAAAAGGGCAGTTTATCTACGGCTTATTAAGGGGAATCGAGCTTTTTGACATCTGGTATTTTTCATTGATAGGAACAGGAATTTATGTGTTAACAAAGCTTGACAAGAAAAAAATCATACTAGTAACGTCTCTTATTTTTATCGGATATGTCCTTTTAGGAGCATCCAATATGAAAAATTTCTAA
- a CDS encoding CPBP family glutamic-type intramembrane protease, translating to MIENLQGFAIFLVLATIYSVLWGKVLLFNAQKRYIKKFARFLMQFTRIEYTYLHSAVLGALYLGGGLLGCVIFSIAYRVNILKYFTIEPEYIIYIVIGIIAEMSVSSLIISLVMAFKMDVDWVKQIQTIPWINSISLMPEHIGPIIPTSGAFFEEMFFRGVLFIIMLEVFPQIGVIIPIAVVTVLFAVQQILNTETFHQGVAMAIASLSVSGVGCLLIIYTGSFLPALIAHESFVIFYFSQMGFSYKRA from the coding sequence ATGATTGAGAATTTGCAAGGCTTCGCCATTTTCTTGGTATTGGCAACAATATATTCCGTATTATGGGGAAAAGTCCTCCTGTTCAATGCTCAAAAAAGGTATATTAAGAAATTTGCCCGGTTCCTGATGCAGTTTACAAGAATAGAATATACTTATTTGCATTCAGCTGTTTTAGGAGCTTTATATCTTGGGGGCGGACTTTTAGGGTGTGTCATCTTTTCCATAGCTTATCGGGTGAATATACTTAAATACTTTACTATAGAACCTGAGTACATAATTTATATAGTGATAGGCATTATTGCGGAAATGTCGGTATCAAGCCTTATAATATCACTGGTAATGGCGTTCAAGATGGATGTTGACTGGGTAAAGCAGATACAGACGATTCCCTGGATCAATTCAATATCTTTGATGCCTGAGCATATTGGACCCATTATACCGACTTCCGGTGCATTCTTTGAGGAAATGTTCTTCCGTGGGGTACTTTTTATTATCATGCTGGAAGTGTTTCCGCAGATTGGTGTGATCATACCCATTGCAGTTGTAACAGTATTGTTTGCTGTACAGCAGATACTTAATACAGAGACATTTCATCAAGGGGTTGCAATGGCAATTGCTTCACTATCTGTATCCGGTGTAGGCTGCCTGCTGATTATTTATACCGGCAGCTTTTTGCCGGCGTTGATAGCGCATGAATCATTTGTTATTTTCTATTTCAGCCAGATGGGCTTCAGCTATAAAAGAGCATAA
- a CDS encoding CPBP family intramembrane glutamic endopeptidase, with translation MTHHIPFLKEIILLCTLGFSGGLSVIFPRAKNNTYFYTILGNVVINVLLIALVFPITREQYFYFNVPPAYMYLIALLGGPLCIILEYAVGAVQFVIKNKKLPDYRVHAFYDIKIGPALIALIILLVVCEELILRQFMFTIFYNMIGLGLLLTVLVCALIYSLNHLYFGVNTLVQKFVSGLVYTLLFYFSGSSVVVPIIAHSVQNLTLLFLSSRGGRK, from the coding sequence ATGACACACCACATCCCCTTCCTTAAAGAAATTATCCTTTTGTGTACATTGGGTTTTTCGGGAGGGCTAAGCGTCATATTCCCCAGAGCGAAAAATAATACATATTTTTATACTATATTGGGTAATGTTGTAATCAATGTCCTGTTGATAGCTTTGGTCTTCCCGATAACGAGGGAGCAGTATTTTTACTTTAATGTTCCCCCAGCATATATGTACCTCATAGCACTTTTAGGGGGGCCTTTGTGCATTATACTTGAGTATGCGGTGGGAGCGGTACAGTTTGTAATAAAGAATAAAAAATTGCCGGACTATAGAGTGCACGCATTCTACGATATCAAGATAGGACCTGCTCTTATTGCCTTGATTATTCTATTGGTGGTCTGCGAAGAGTTAATTCTGAGGCAGTTCATGTTTACGATTTTTTATAACATGATAGGGCTTGGATTGCTATTGACAGTCTTGGTATGCGCATTAATATATTCGCTCAATCATCTGTATTTTGGCGTAAATACCCTGGTTCAGAAGTTTGTGAGCGGGTTGGTTTATACGTTACTATTTTACTTTTCCGGGTCATCCGTTGTGGTACCGATTATAGCACATTCGGTACAAAATCTGACCTTACTTTTCCTGTCAAGTCGTGGAGGTAGAAAATGA
- a CDS encoding YcaO-like family protein, with the protein MLKNYPSHTNLKNRFSEICGQHAGILESQILFSAKTNYSPSPALCTNSMPAYHKLLIGENVDMSYHLSGYGYYREEAMIRLLGEGIERYALLIAPTLYKNKFVFASYKDIQKQGTVIPWEYIKIFSDEDYEKLEKRTLIRNITQDDTIGWLKCSSIFDPEKEIFVPAQLLFTGYQTNTSVGEQYFAPGFSKGSASHTDFKKALKSAILEYVEADALMINWYTGRKCKKIILDDPTLLNMLSDLLGKQNYELIPFEYSLEELPGHTFGLALVNKREEHPYIVMGCQTTLEPLSGMYRAVMEALAILYLANYGALVMPKDYLETTGQQNFANLDANVAYWAHATDMNEKKAKLLGMLQGETALSGLKDYSGDIDLELEYILKKMRNVSEYGVFLDITPPEVKSKGWKCIRTFFPELVQMSLPGFPYSNHPRIKKYGGIKNDTPHPLP; encoded by the coding sequence ATGCTAAAGAATTACCCTTCGCATACCAACTTAAAAAATAGATTCAGTGAAATTTGCGGACAACATGCCGGTATATTGGAGTCTCAGATACTCTTCTCCGCCAAGACAAATTACTCACCCAGTCCCGCATTATGCACAAACTCGATGCCTGCTTACCACAAGCTGCTGATTGGCGAAAATGTTGATATGAGCTACCATCTGTCCGGTTATGGGTATTACAGGGAAGAAGCAATGATCAGATTGCTTGGAGAAGGCATTGAGAGATATGCTCTATTGATTGCACCTACCTTGTATAAGAATAAATTTGTTTTTGCCAGTTACAAGGATATTCAAAAACAGGGGACGGTTATTCCTTGGGAATATATAAAGATTTTTTCTGATGAGGATTATGAAAAACTGGAAAAGAGGACGCTGATTAGAAATATTACACAGGATGATACAATTGGCTGGCTTAAATGCTCCTCTATTTTCGATCCTGAAAAAGAGATTTTCGTACCTGCTCAGCTGCTCTTTACCGGCTACCAGACGAATACCAGCGTCGGTGAACAGTATTTTGCTCCAGGGTTTTCAAAGGGTTCTGCTTCACATACTGATTTTAAGAAAGCCTTAAAGAGTGCCATATTGGAATATGTCGAGGCGGATGCATTGATGATCAACTGGTATACAGGCAGAAAGTGCAAGAAGATTATTCTTGACGACCCGACACTTCTGAATATGTTATCCGACCTTTTAGGCAAACAAAACTATGAACTGATACCATTCGAATACAGTCTTGAAGAGCTGCCGGGACATACTTTCGGACTTGCGCTTGTCAATAAGAGGGAAGAGCATCCATACATAGTAATGGGTTGCCAGACAACGCTGGAGCCTTTGTCAGGAATGTACAGGGCTGTAATGGAAGCGCTTGCTATTTTGTACCTTGCCAATTATGGTGCACTGGTTATGCCCAAGGACTATTTGGAGACGACAGGCCAGCAGAATTTTGCCAATCTGGATGCAAATGTTGCCTACTGGGCTCATGCAACGGATATGAACGAAAAGAAGGCAAAGCTTCTTGGGATGCTTCAGGGAGAAACGGCCTTGAGCGGGCTTAAAGACTATTCAGGTGATATTGACTTGGAACTGGAGTACATTCTCAAAAAGATGAGGAATGTATCTGAGTATGGCGTTTTTCTGGATATTACACCGCCGGAAGTTAAGAGTAAGGGCTGGAAGTGTATAAGGACATTTTTCCCTGAATTAGTGCAGATGTCCCTCCCGGGTTTCCCATATAGTAATCATCCAAGAATTAAAAAATATGGGGGAATCAAAAATGACACACCACATCCCCTTCCTTAA
- a CDS encoding streptolysin associated protein SagC codes for MYNSSFKYTLADNVRVYSNGDNEYRIRKGIWNYEEAGLTLDAFNKNMRDALVKIFNDMDEGIAVDIFDVMEEMQLTQDEKNLVERLMLQLQEQNYVVYENDDFIKQLLYSLIGGSVINQFAGEVNMLKPVLFFADTEYIRDYAQTVAKQMSLPLTVMGEKEYKDLCEADLTTRFDAYDTKQKMEEFQKFIEPFYCIVGSFERPHINFLRNLNRLLVDMSKPLTLSMMDGPFLSLLTIKPTETGCIECFENRVLARMQEMSAYRKFVAHTRKYAPMKEKTYASPIIQAFTSLALFEGFLLSAIGRSKLAGRVLNMYIPIMEIQIQDLMRVPFCPACGFIAQAEMEEMYTSSKKIVGNIINKIMINNEI; via the coding sequence ATGTACAACAGCAGTTTTAAATATACACTTGCTGACAATGTAAGGGTTTATTCCAATGGTGACAATGAATACCGTATCAGAAAAGGAATATGGAACTACGAGGAAGCCGGTTTGACATTGGATGCATTCAATAAGAACATGAGAGATGCACTTGTCAAGATATTCAATGATATGGATGAAGGCATCGCTGTAGATATATTTGACGTGATGGAGGAAATGCAGCTTACCCAGGACGAGAAAAATCTTGTAGAAAGATTGATGCTGCAGCTACAGGAACAAAACTATGTGGTATATGAAAACGATGATTTTATCAAGCAGCTGCTTTACAGCCTTATCGGAGGATCTGTCATTAATCAATTTGCCGGGGAAGTGAACATGCTGAAGCCTGTACTTTTCTTTGCTGATACCGAATACATAAGGGACTATGCGCAGACGGTTGCGAAGCAGATGAGCCTTCCCCTCACTGTCATGGGAGAAAAGGAATACAAGGACCTTTGTGAGGCAGACCTTACAACAAGGTTCGATGCGTATGACACTAAACAGAAAATGGAAGAATTTCAGAAATTCATAGAGCCATTCTATTGTATTGTCGGAAGCTTTGAACGACCGCATATTAATTTTCTGAGAAACCTGAACCGACTGCTGGTAGATATGTCTAAGCCGTTGACACTGAGCATGATGGATGGTCCCTTCCTGAGCCTCCTTACTATAAAGCCGACAGAGACCGGGTGCATTGAATGCTTCGAAAACAGAGTACTTGCACGTATGCAAGAAATGTCCGCCTACCGGAAATTTGTAGCTCATACAAGAAAATACGCGCCGATGAAGGAAAAGACCTATGCAAGTCCAATCATTCAAGCTTTTACTTCACTTGCCCTTTTTGAGGGGTTCCTGCTCTCGGCTATAGGAAGATCTAAGCTTGCAGGTCGAGTATTGAATATGTACATTCCGATTATGGAAATACAAATTCAAGATCTGATGCGTGTTCCCTTCTGTCCGGCATGTGGATTCATTGCACAGGCGGAAATGGAAGAGATGTATACTTCCTCGAAGAAAATTGTAGGCAACATTATTAACAAGATCATGATTAACAATGAGATATAA
- a CDS encoding SagB family peptide dehydrogenase produces the protein MASEKMGEKDKEKNKKVKMSIQEFQQREMGPIWEIFDFAANIPVSIYTESTAVKLPEMCYRGALISENRFFSEEYLLNSKRCSIDMALPLGVFSYASLATRGSLSFRHFLEEEEHDQEDNTIELPDYMKVKTSLDVLVRSRRSIREMTGRRIKLEELSTILFYANGTTGDFNHAPEGAEFAVTESLGSRYVSKVRTAPSGGGLYPIYLYVVIQNVEKLEDGIYKYMPLTHSLKKVKLFDERDKGELYTIANWGRNIELPKLNMIIFYVYNLYENSRKYVDMGLTFGLIEAGEISQNIHLACTGLNLASCDIGGYDKVPCEKLIGVDGLTKHIIHLTVIGE, from the coding sequence ATGGCGTCTGAAAAGATGGGAGAAAAAGACAAAGAAAAAAACAAGAAAGTGAAAATGTCTATCCAGGAGTTTCAACAAAGAGAGATGGGACCTATCTGGGAAATATTCGATTTTGCCGCCAATATTCCGGTATCTATCTATACTGAATCAACAGCTGTCAAGTTACCAGAAATGTGCTACAGAGGTGCCCTAATTTCTGAGAACAGGTTTTTCAGTGAAGAATACCTGCTCAATTCCAAGCGCTGTTCCATAGATATGGCTCTGCCCTTGGGGGTGTTTTCTTACGCATCCCTGGCAACAAGAGGAAGTCTTTCTTTCAGGCATTTCCTGGAAGAAGAGGAACATGATCAGGAGGATAACACCATTGAGCTTCCTGACTATATGAAGGTAAAGACCTCTCTGGATGTTCTGGTACGCTCAAGAAGAAGCATCAGAGAGATGACAGGAAGAAGGATCAAGCTGGAAGAGCTTTCAACCATTCTTTTTTATGCAAATGGTACGACCGGTGATTTTAACCATGCCCCCGAGGGTGCCGAGTTTGCTGTGACCGAGTCATTAGGCTCCAGATATGTGAGCAAGGTTCGTACAGCGCCTTCAGGGGGAGGACTTTACCCGATATATCTTTATGTGGTCATTCAAAATGTGGAGAAGCTGGAGGACGGTATCTACAAATACATGCCGCTGACCCACTCGCTCAAAAAGGTCAAATTATTTGACGAGAGGGACAAAGGGGAACTCTATACCATTGCCAACTGGGGTAGAAATATAGAGCTGCCTAAGCTGAATATGATTATTTTCTACGTTTACAATTTATATGAGAACTCAAGAAAGTATGTGGATATGGGTCTTACCTTCGGTCTGATTGAAGCGGGGGAAATATCGCAGAACATCCATCTTGCATGCACAGGCCTTAACCTGGCTTCCTGTGACATAGGCGGATACGACAAGGTTCCCTGCGAGAAGCTGATTGGTGTGGATGGTCTGACTAAGCATATCATACATTTAACAGTAATAGGTGAATAG